A stretch of the Gossypium hirsutum isolate 1008001.06 chromosome D07, Gossypium_hirsutum_v2.1, whole genome shotgun sequence genome encodes the following:
- the LOC107955069 gene encoding uncharacterized protein, translated as MASMISTASLGYLSFKRPNRFNNGVGATSGSGVKAMRAEKPLEELYSVRVERKVPKERLTELGVSRWSVWKTGKCKLAWDWQVDQLVYIEEGEVRVVPEGSDRFMQFVAGDLVRYPKWFEADLYFNGSYQERYSFRAYGDDQ; from the coding sequence ATGGCAAGCATGATATCTACAGCAAGTCTTGGGTACCTCTCTTTCAAGAGACCCAACAGGTTCAACAATGGTGTTGGGGCAACTTCAGGCAGTGGAGTAAAAGCAATGCGAGCGGAGAAACCATTAGAGGAACTTTACAGTGTGAGGGTTGAAAGGAAAGTGCCAAAAGAGCGACTGACAGAGCTTGGGGTTTCAAGATGGTCAGTATGGAAGACAGGGAAGTGTAAATTGGCATGGGACTGGCAAGTTGATCAGCTGGTATACATAGAGGAAGGGGAAGTAAGGGTAGTCCCTGAAGGCAGTGACCGGTTTATGCAATTTGTTGCAGGGGACCTTGTTCGTTATCCCAAGTGGTTCGAAGCTGATCTTTACTTCAATGGTTCATACCAAGAGCGTTATAGTTTCCGAGCTTATGGAGATGATCAGTAA
- the LOC107955070 gene encoding serine/threonine protein phosphatase 2A 59 kDa regulatory subunit B' gamma isoform gives MIKQIFGKLPRKPSKSSHNDSNGDGGVHDNSSLNSALGPNSLNNSKPGSASSKPSNSSRSNNGPLNSHSSTSNKSNHGKKTASLASQAGPISASGVYEALPSFRDVPSSEKQNLFLKKLSLCYVVFDFSDPSKNLREKEIKRQTLLELVDYISSVSSKFNEVAMQEVTRMVAANLFRTFPSPNHDSKILEMYDMEDEEPAMDPAWPHLQIVYELLLRFVVSPETDAKLAKRYVDHPFVLKLLDLFDSDDQREREYLKTILHRIYGKFMVHRPFIRKAINNIFYRFIFETEKHNGIAELLEILGSIINGFALPLKEEHKLFLVRALIPLHKPKCVSMYHQQLSYCITQFVEKDFKLADTVIRGLLKYWPVTNSSKEVMFLGELEEVLEATQTAEFQRCMVPLFRQIGRCLNSLHFQVAERALFLWNNDHIRNLITQNRTVILPIIFPALERNTRGHWNPAVQSLTLNVRKIFSDADQAIFDECLTRYQEDEAKQKELQEKRELTWKRLEDVAASKVVSNEAVMVSKSISSIAIDKSTAPKATASR, from the exons ATGATCAAGCAGATATTTGGAAAGCTACCTCGAAAACCATCCAAATCATCCCATAATGACTCAAATGGTGATGGAGGAGTCCATGATAATTCCTCTTTGAATTCTGCTCTAGGTCCCAATTCTTTGAACAATTCAAAACCCGGTTCGGCTTCTTCCAAGCCCTCCAATTCATCACGTTCCAACAATGGGCCTCTTAATTCACATTCTTCCACTTCAAATAAATCGAATCACGGGAAGAAAACAGCCTCTCTTGCAAGCCAAGCTGGTCCTATATCAGCTTCAGGGGTTTATGAGGCTTTGCCCAGTTTCCGGGATGTCCCTAGCTCAGAAAAGCAGAATCTTTTCCTTAAGAAGCTGAGTCTGTGTTATGTGGTTTTCGATTTTAGTGATCCCTCTAAGAACCTTAGGGAAAAGGAGATAAAAAGGCAGACGTTGTTGGAGCTTGTTGATTATATATCGTCTGTTTCATCCAAGTTCAATGAGGTCGCAATGCAAGAGGTTACGAGAATGGTGGCTGCTAATCTATTTCGAACATTCCCATCTCCGAATCATGATAGCAAGATTTTAGAAATGTATGATATGGAAGATGAAGAACCGGCCATGGATCCTGCTTGGCCGCATCTTCAGATTGTCTATGAACTTttacttagatttgtggtctcaccAGAGACTGATGCTAAGCTTGCTAAGAGATACGTCGACCATCCATTTGTGTTGAAACTGTTGGATTTGTTTGATTCAGATGATCAAAGAGAAAGGGAGTATCTAAAGACGATTTTACATCGGATTTATGGGAAGTTCATGGTCCATCGGCCCTTCATTAGAAAAGCCATCAACAATATCTTCTACAGGTTTATTTTTGAGACAGAAAAGCACAATGGTATTGCTGAATTGCTTGAAATCTTGGGCAGCATAATAAATGGGTTTGCTTTGCCGTTGAAGGAAGAGCACAAGCTCTTCTTGGTCCGAGCGCTCATTCCTCTTCACAAGCCCAAGTGTGTGTCTATGTACCATCAGCAACTTTCTTATTGCATTACTCAGTTTGTTGAGAAAGACTTCAAGTTGGCTGATACCGTCATCAGAGGCCTTCTAAAGTATTGGCCTGTAACTAATAGTTCAAAGGAGGTAATGTTCCTTGGAGAGTTGGAAGAAGTTCTTGAAGCTACTCAGACAGCAGAATTCCAACGCTGCATGGTTCCTCTTTTCCGACAGATTGGCCGATGCCTCAACAGCTTGCATTTTCAG GTAGCAGAACGTGCATTGTTTTTGTGGAACAATGATCACATAAGAAACCTCATCACCCAGAACCGCACAGTAATACTTCCAATAATCTTCCCAGCATTGGAGAGAAACACACGTGGTCATTGGAATCCGGCTGTTCAGAGCCTTACATTGAATGTCCGGAAGATATTCTCAGATGCTGATCAAGCGATCTTTGATGAATGTTTGACCAGATACCAAGAAGATGAAGCAAAGCAAAAAGAGCTGCAGGAGAAGCGGGAACTAACCTGGAAGCGGTTGGAAGATGTGGCTGCATCTAAAGTTGTAAGCAATGAGGCTGTAATGGTTTCAAAATCCATCTCTTCCATTGCCATTGACAAGAGCACAGCTCCAAAGGCAACGGCAAGTCGATGA
- the LOC107955066 gene encoding chromatin remodeling protein EBS, producing the protein MAKTKPGKKDLDSYAIKGTNKVVRPGDCVLMRPSDSDKPPYVARVEKIEADHRNNVKVRVRWYYRPEESIGGRRQFHGAKELFLSDHYDVQSAHTIEGKCIVHTFKNYTKLENVGAEDYFCRFEYKAATGGFTPDRVAVYCKCEMPYNPDDLMVQCEGCKDWFHPSCMEMTIEEAKGLDHFLCSDCTSEDDAKRSMNTFPVSASLEPKVEPKRRKR; encoded by the exons ATGGCCAAGACCAAACCTGGCAAGAAGGACCTTGATTCCTACGCTATCAAAGGCACCAACAAAGTTGTTCGTC CTGGTGATTGTGTGCTGATGAGACCGTCGGACTCCGATAAACCACCATACGTGGCTCGTGTAGAGAAGATCGAGGCCGACCATCGGAACAATGTGAAGGTTCGAGTTCGATGGTACTATCGGCCGGAGGAGTCTATTGGGGGGAGAAGACAGTTCCATGGAGCCAAGGAGCTCTTTTTATCAGACCATTATGATGTGCAAAGTGCCCACACCATTGAAGGAAAGTGTATCGTCCACACTTTCAAAAACTACactaagcttgaaaatgttggtGCTGAAGATTACTTTTGTAGGTTCGAATATAAGGCCGCCACCGGTGGTTTCACTCCGGACCGGGTGGCAGT GTATTGCAAATGTGAGATGCCATATAACCCGGATGACCTTATGGTGCAATGCGAAGGATGCAAGGATTG GTTTCATCCATCCTGCATGGAGATGACCATCGAAGAAGCAAAAGGATTGGATCACTTTTTATGTTCTGATTGTACTTCAGAGGATGATGCCAAAAGATCTATGAATACGTTCCCAGTATCAGCATCCCTTGAGCCAAAG GTGGAACCGAAGCGTAGAAAGAGATAA
- the LOC121219180 gene encoding protein MAINTENANCE OF MERISTEMS-like has translation MSYLELAGFGSVAQIRYIVLRFDLLSALVERWRPETHTFNFPCGECTVTLEDVALQLGLPIDGSPVTGLSAFTDPDALCYQLLGDSPGDGESYFSGVSFTWLKAKHGQLSATATEGELMCAARAYIMHIIRGEMMPDASNDKVHLMYLPLLADLSSVSSYSWGSAVLAVLYRELCRATDPKVRDIGGCLSLLQSWALYRMPFLASIRHQPYVYPMLNRWSGRPGIGQS, from the exons ATGTCGTACTTAGAGCTAGCAGGATTTGGGTCCGTAGCACAGATACGGTACATCGTATTGCGCTTTGATTTATTATCAGCGCTAGTGGAGCGGTGGCgcccggagacccacacttttaATTTTCCGTGCGGGGAGTGCACGGTGACCTTGGAGGATGTAGCGTTGCAGCTTGGGCTCCCAATTGACGGGAGTCCCGTAACGGGATTATCTGCATTTACCGATCCGGATGCACTTTGCTATCAGCTTCTAGGAGACTCACCAGGGGACGGTGAGTCATATTTTTCGGGCGTATCATTTACATGGCTAAAAGCCAAGCATGGACAATTATCAGCGACAGCCACTGAAGGCGAGTTGATGTGCGCTGCTCGAGCGTACATCATGCATATCATAAGGGGAGAAATGATGCCTGATGCAAGCAACGACAAGGTGCATTTGATGTACTTGCCCCTGTTAGCTGACTTGTCCAGTGTTAGCTCCTATAGCTGGGGCTCAGCTGTGCTAGCAGTCTTGTATCGAGAGCTTTGTCGGGCGACAGATCCGAAAGTTCGCGACATTGGCGGATGCCTCTCACTGCTGCAGTCCTGGGCGCTGTATCGGATGCCATTTTTGGCATCGATTAGACACCAACCGTATGTTTATCCAATGCTAaacag gtGGAGTGGTCGTCCAGGTATCGGGCAGTCGTAA
- the LOC107955065 gene encoding pseudopaline exporter CntI isoform X2, with amino-acid sequence MAASADTITDDGNHTVELTVLDNEESAANGGSAAASSEEITPLLTQIERPKINIFSVSRSRRKPRELVIKAPETEISPVSQFMLWAWSGSRYSGLLCMALSSVIYFVMEVLSENFTAQSIPLFETSFVRCTVTLILSYIWLRRIGLPIFGATHPRKLLLLRSLVGYLSLLSFIYCIQRIPFSLAILLSFTTPIMASIMARIFLHEKLKITEIGGLACSFSGMLFIFQQMLTTQGGLQKTEEASNSSCGGSNHIYAALIGFFSSITGGISYCLIKAAAKATDQPVVTVLSFAILASPAAGICTFAFEEFVLPSFNSLSLMLALGILSFLAEVFLAHGLQLEKINKAANVMFMEAALSQLWGIGTSSIAPSLGRLVGCILILISVSFTMFFGPEKENE; translated from the exons ATGGCGGCTTCAGCGGATACCATTACCGACGACGGGAATCATACTGTAGAACTGACCGTGCTTGACAACGAGGAATCGGCAGCTAATGGTGGCTCTGCAGCAGCGTCTTCGGAGGAGATAACACCTCTCTTGACGCAGATCGAGAGGCCCAAGATCAACATCTTTTCTGTCTCTCGTTCCCGAAGAAAACCTAGG GAGTTAGTGATAAAAGCACCAGAAACAGAGATATCTCCGGTTTCACAGTTTATGTTGTGGGCATGGAGTGGATCCAGATACTCTGGTCTACTATGCATGGCCTTATCATCTGTTATCTACTTTGTCATGGAAGTTCTTTCCGAAAACTTTACTG CTCAGTCAATTCCTTTATTTGAGACATCATTTGTAAGATGTACAGTTACCTTGATATTATCATATATATGGTTGCGAAGAATTGGCCTGCCAATATTTGGAGCAACTCATCCCAGGAAACTTTTACTTTTAAGATCACTAGTGGGGTATCTCTCATTATTGAGTTTTATCTATTG CATTCAAAGGATACCTTTCTCTCTGGCTATTTTATTAAGCTTTACAACTCCAATAATGGCTTCAATCATGGCTAGAATTTTTTTGCATGAGAAGTTGAAAATTACAGAAATTGGAG GTCTTGCTTGCAGTTTCTCTGGCATGCTTTTCATTTTTCAGCAGATGCTTACTACACAAG GAGGGCTACAGAAAACTGAGGAAGCAAGCAATTCAAGTTGCGGAGGAAGTAACCATATATATGCAGCCTTGATTGGTTTTTTTTCATCAATAACTGGTGGAATTAGCTACTGCCTCATAAAGGCTGCGGCAAAGGCAACAGATCAGCCTGT GGTAACAGTTCTGTCATTTGCCATACTGGCTAGCCCTGCTGCAGGAATATGCACTTTTGCCTTTGAG GAGTTTGTGCTGCCAAGTTTCAATTCACTATCTCTGATGCTTGCACTTGGTATTCTGTCCTTCTTAGCTGAG GTGTTTCTAGCTCACGGACTACAGCTTGAGAAAATAAACAAAGCTGCAAATGTCATGTTTATGGAG GCTGCCTTGTCGCAGTTATGGGGCATAGGTACCTCAAGCATAGCCCCTTCTTTGGGTCGACTCGTTGGGTGCATACTCATCTTAATCTCAGTGTCTTTTACTATGTTTTTTGGACCTGAAAAAGAGAATGAATGA
- the LOC107955065 gene encoding pseudopaline exporter CntI isoform X3, with the protein MAASADTITDDGNHTVELTVLDNEESAANGGSAAASSEEITPLLTQIERPKINIFSVSRSRRKPRELVIKAPETEISPVSQFMLWAWSGSRYSGLLCMALSSVIYFVMEVLSENFTAQSIPLFETSFVRCTVTLILSYIWLRRIGLPIFGATHPRKLLLLRSLVGYLSLLSFIYCIQRIPFSLAILLSFTTPIMASIMARIFLHEKLKITEIGGLACSFSGMLFIFQQMLTTQGTEKTEEASNSSCGGSNHIYAALIGFFSSITGGISYCLIKAAAKATDQPVVTVLSFAILASPAAGICTFAFEEFVLPSFNSLSLMLALGILSFLAEVFLAHGLQLEKINKAANVMFMEAALSQLWGIGTSSIAPSLGRLVGCILILISVSFTMFFGPEKENE; encoded by the exons ATGGCGGCTTCAGCGGATACCATTACCGACGACGGGAATCATACTGTAGAACTGACCGTGCTTGACAACGAGGAATCGGCAGCTAATGGTGGCTCTGCAGCAGCGTCTTCGGAGGAGATAACACCTCTCTTGACGCAGATCGAGAGGCCCAAGATCAACATCTTTTCTGTCTCTCGTTCCCGAAGAAAACCTAGG GAGTTAGTGATAAAAGCACCAGAAACAGAGATATCTCCGGTTTCACAGTTTATGTTGTGGGCATGGAGTGGATCCAGATACTCTGGTCTACTATGCATGGCCTTATCATCTGTTATCTACTTTGTCATGGAAGTTCTTTCCGAAAACTTTACTG CTCAGTCAATTCCTTTATTTGAGACATCATTTGTAAGATGTACAGTTACCTTGATATTATCATATATATGGTTGCGAAGAATTGGCCTGCCAATATTTGGAGCAACTCATCCCAGGAAACTTTTACTTTTAAGATCACTAGTGGGGTATCTCTCATTATTGAGTTTTATCTATTG CATTCAAAGGATACCTTTCTCTCTGGCTATTTTATTAAGCTTTACAACTCCAATAATGGCTTCAATCATGGCTAGAATTTTTTTGCATGAGAAGTTGAAAATTACAGAAATTGGAG GTCTTGCTTGCAGTTTCTCTGGCATGCTTTTCATTTTTCAGCAGATGCTTACTACACAAGGTACAGAA AAAACTGAGGAAGCAAGCAATTCAAGTTGCGGAGGAAGTAACCATATATATGCAGCCTTGATTGGTTTTTTTTCATCAATAACTGGTGGAATTAGCTACTGCCTCATAAAGGCTGCGGCAAAGGCAACAGATCAGCCTGT GGTAACAGTTCTGTCATTTGCCATACTGGCTAGCCCTGCTGCAGGAATATGCACTTTTGCCTTTGAG GAGTTTGTGCTGCCAAGTTTCAATTCACTATCTCTGATGCTTGCACTTGGTATTCTGTCCTTCTTAGCTGAG GTGTTTCTAGCTCACGGACTACAGCTTGAGAAAATAAACAAAGCTGCAAATGTCATGTTTATGGAG GCTGCCTTGTCGCAGTTATGGGGCATAGGTACCTCAAGCATAGCCCCTTCTTTGGGTCGACTCGTTGGGTGCATACTCATCTTAATCTCAGTGTCTTTTACTATGTTTTTTGGACCTGAAAAAGAGAATGAATGA
- the LOC107955065 gene encoding solute carrier family 35 member G1 isoform X1 — MAASADTITDDGNHTVELTVLDNEESAANGGSAAASSEEITPLLTQIERPKINIFSVSRSRRKPRELVIKAPETEISPVSQFMLWAWSGSRYSGLLCMALSSVIYFVMEVLSENFTAQSIPLFETSFVRCTVTLILSYIWLRRIGLPIFGATHPRKLLLLRSLVGYLSLLSFIYCIQRIPFSLAILLSFTTPIMASIMARIFLHEKLKITEIGGLACSFSGMLFIFQQMLTTQGTEMANLLLDVEGGLQKTEEASNSSCGGSNHIYAALIGFFSSITGGISYCLIKAAAKATDQPVVTVLSFAILASPAAGICTFAFEEFVLPSFNSLSLMLALGILSFLAEVFLAHGLQLEKINKAANVMFMEAALSQLWGIGTSSIAPSLGRLVGCILILISVSFTMFFGPEKENE, encoded by the exons ATGGCGGCTTCAGCGGATACCATTACCGACGACGGGAATCATACTGTAGAACTGACCGTGCTTGACAACGAGGAATCGGCAGCTAATGGTGGCTCTGCAGCAGCGTCTTCGGAGGAGATAACACCTCTCTTGACGCAGATCGAGAGGCCCAAGATCAACATCTTTTCTGTCTCTCGTTCCCGAAGAAAACCTAGG GAGTTAGTGATAAAAGCACCAGAAACAGAGATATCTCCGGTTTCACAGTTTATGTTGTGGGCATGGAGTGGATCCAGATACTCTGGTCTACTATGCATGGCCTTATCATCTGTTATCTACTTTGTCATGGAAGTTCTTTCCGAAAACTTTACTG CTCAGTCAATTCCTTTATTTGAGACATCATTTGTAAGATGTACAGTTACCTTGATATTATCATATATATGGTTGCGAAGAATTGGCCTGCCAATATTTGGAGCAACTCATCCCAGGAAACTTTTACTTTTAAGATCACTAGTGGGGTATCTCTCATTATTGAGTTTTATCTATTG CATTCAAAGGATACCTTTCTCTCTGGCTATTTTATTAAGCTTTACAACTCCAATAATGGCTTCAATCATGGCTAGAATTTTTTTGCATGAGAAGTTGAAAATTACAGAAATTGGAG GTCTTGCTTGCAGTTTCTCTGGCATGCTTTTCATTTTTCAGCAGATGCTTACTACACAAGGTACAGAA ATGGCAAACCTGTTGCTGGATGTGGAAGGAGGGCTACAGAAAACTGAGGAAGCAAGCAATTCAAGTTGCGGAGGAAGTAACCATATATATGCAGCCTTGATTGGTTTTTTTTCATCAATAACTGGTGGAATTAGCTACTGCCTCATAAAGGCTGCGGCAAAGGCAACAGATCAGCCTGT GGTAACAGTTCTGTCATTTGCCATACTGGCTAGCCCTGCTGCAGGAATATGCACTTTTGCCTTTGAG GAGTTTGTGCTGCCAAGTTTCAATTCACTATCTCTGATGCTTGCACTTGGTATTCTGTCCTTCTTAGCTGAG GTGTTTCTAGCTCACGGACTACAGCTTGAGAAAATAAACAAAGCTGCAAATGTCATGTTTATGGAG GCTGCCTTGTCGCAGTTATGGGGCATAGGTACCTCAAGCATAGCCCCTTCTTTGGGTCGACTCGTTGGGTGCATACTCATCTTAATCTCAGTGTCTTTTACTATGTTTTTTGGACCTGAAAAAGAGAATGAATGA